The following are encoded together in the Drosophila takahashii strain IR98-3 E-12201 chromosome X, DtakHiC1v2, whole genome shotgun sequence genome:
- the LOC138913858 gene encoding uncharacterized protein: MIPLKNVIQTRSGKNSCSYSRSSILEWVYESVGRRVSKLESLGHGVEYCMLLVKLRPAAINMKKVKFDGSPYSATHNLILLHTALHKLRIDRNIPMNRLVDGGYRENLEFAQWFKALYDCNLEPSVIEVSPRTEFKAKTAPKRKANGSKLKLRSNSTESDTSKRLEVRQSIIDEQASNSAPQPNAPEIEPVRLDNNIEVTPLESLCVSDKCIQASFPDATEILEIGPSSSNTVDLDRKTIPPKVSVSEPVEMLFDQPAVSDLDNVTLEGEVFCEDYCIPLEEPKNANIEEPVNFGSHEKVCQTDNDHFGNLKDYAMCPPPPSFRGSFRALRRERIFIPLEDMGYLQESSQCKEDDVSKYARESQCSFHQRVPWPQIPRSALKCSMDIKLQYIVKNIKLLIGDYPEEYNVQDQQIPSSANTDPIEFPLPDDQNAQDEAPEEELEISESAGLNNEDSIETRIWRITNKVNSAQDQVADCRKNIDFVGKNVKSLYQK, from the exons ATGATACCCTTGAAGAACGTGATACAAACGCGCTCGGGAAAGAACTCGTGTTCATATTCGCGTAGTTCGATACTAGAATGGGTTTACGAGTCGGTTGGTAGGAGGGTCTCGAAGCTAGAGTCTTTGGGCCATGGCGTTGAGTACTGTATGCTGCTGGTTAAGCTTCGACCAGCGGCAATAAAcatgaaaaaagtgaaattcgATGGTTCTCCGTACAGCGCAACACACAACTTGATTTTGCTTCACACGGCCCTGCACAAACTTCGGATCGATAGGAATATACCGATGAACCGATTGGTCGACGGGGGCTATCGAGAGAATCTAGAGTTTGCACAATGGTTTAAGGCGCTCTACGATTGCAATCTCGAACCGAGTGTCATTGAGGTGAGCCCCAGAACTGAATTTAAAGCTAAAACCGCTCCGAAACGCAAGGCCAATGGATCAAAACTTAAGTTAAGGAGCAACAGCACTGAGTCCGATACCTCCAAGCGTCTCGAGGTGCGACAATCGATAATCGATGAACAGGCTTCGAACTCTGCACCGCAGCCAAATGCTCCGGAAATCGAACCAGTAAGGCTag ATAATAATATCGAGGTGACCCCATTGGAAAGTCTCTGCGTCAGTGATAAATGTATTCAAGCCAGTTTTCCCGATGCAACTGAAATTCTAGAAATAGGTCCTTCAAGTAGCAATACTGTTGATTTGGATCGGAAAACTATCCCTCCAAAAGTTTCAGTATCAGAACCAGTGGAAATGCTATTTGACCAGCCGGCTGTTTCTGATTTGGATAATGTCACGCTCGAAGGCGAAGTATTTTGTGAAGATTACTGTATTCCCTTGGAAGAGCCAAAGAATGCAAATATCGAAGAACCAGTAAATTTTGGATCTCATGAAAAGGTGTGCCAAACGGATAATGATCATTTTGGGAATTTAAAGGACTATGCCATGTGTCCACCACCACCATCTTTTCGGGGATCATTTCGCGCTTTACGCAGAGAACGTATTTTTATTCCTTTGGAAGATATGGGATATCTTCAGGAATCCTCGCAATGCAAAGAAGATGACGTGTCGAAATATGCGAGGGAATCTCAATGCTCCTTTCACCAACGAGTTCCTTGGCCACAGATCCCTAGGTCAGCGCTCAAGTGTTCTATGGACATTAAACTTCAATATATTGTCAAGAATATCAAATTGTTAATTGGCGATTACCCCGAAGAGTACAATGTTCAAGATCAACAGATTCCTAGCTCTGCTAACACGGATCCCATCGAATTTCCATTACCGGATGACCAAAATGCTCAAGATGAGGCACCTGAAGAAGAATTAGAAATATCGGAGTCAGCGGGTTTAAATAATGAGGATTCAATAGAAACAAGGATTTGGAGAATCACTAATAAAGTTAACTCAGCTCAAGACCAGGTCGCCGATTGCAGAAAAAACATTGATTTTGtaggaaaaaatgtaaaatccctgtaccaaaaataa
- the Pat1 gene encoding amyloid protein-binding protein 2, producing MAAEMLAALNPNPNPNSPKPLYDLSLQSLIGSMNTKVPALDRISRLAELPRNLLIDVYEMMSQQESLKDTLLEELAQLEVFSRLVRYSAARSKLLRIMASLMASKKMLARSLSENYMSRYGIPGYEEEEVKELQQMEPLSLNKNHQEDQEEDGYDGGETTEAAEASTSPPAPNYPRTQFSPIAKHEEPQGPLYGPSQGELSVISDLELEELPAEEMQAIDLGLRLGSFLSEAGWMQESITVLASLNGRLKHLPPHKHWLELRLDCLQRLLYAESAHCNFKLAQHTCDELMGLRSSLNNLVPAQLVAIAYTQISAMFFARNEYTSSHRWSGQAMQFLRGSATPRITIDVLRQAAKACVVKRDFARANLLICQAVRRAREHFGVKHQKYGDALLDYGFFLLNVDSVFQSVNVYKEALAVRRGIFGNMNFHVAIAHEDLSYAYYVHEYSTGDFSCAQDHVDKAVNIMKNLVPSNHLMLASAKRVKALLLEEIALDKMADGMDEEDLLLQSEELHNFALLLSLEVFGEENVQTAKHYGNLGRLYQTMNRFEEAERMHQKAIKIKTDLLGAFDYEVGLSIGHLASLYNYQMKKYREAEKLYLRSIDISLRLFGHSYSGLEYDYLGLCHVYETLHDFEKYLKYAHTLENWQMLRGQNLTQNKSSYPAIEVDYSIEEVKNKFFSMCVCKSSPTRSEPAEVNPN from the exons ATGGCTGCCGAAATGCTCGCGGCCCTCAATCCGAACCCAAATCCCAACTCCCCGAAGCCCCTATACGATCTATCGCTGCAATCGCTCATCGGGAGCATGAACACCAAGGTTCCGGCGCTGGACAGGATCAGCCGCCTGGCGGAGCTGCCGCGCAACCTGCTCATCGATGTCTACGAAATG ATGTCGCAGCAGGAGTCCTTGAAGGACACGCTGCTGGAGGAGCTGGCCCAGCTGGAGGTGTTCTCCCGTCTCGTCCGCTACTCGGCTGCCCGCAGCAAGTTGCTGCGCATTATGGCCTCGCTAATGGCCAGCAAAAAGATGCTGGCCAGAAGTCTCAGCGAGAACTATATGTCGCGCTATGGGATTCCAGGctacgaggaggaggaagtcAAGGAACTCCAGCAGATGGAACCGTTGAGTTTGAACAAGAATCATCAAGAAGATCAGGAGGAGGATGGATACGATGGTGGGGAAACGACAGAGGCAGCAGAGGCCAGCACAAGTCCACCCGCTCCAAATTACCCCCGTACCCAATTCAGCCCAATCGCAAAGCACGAAGAACCCCAAGGCCCATTATATGGCCCGTCGCAGGGCGAACTCAGTGTGATTAGCGACTTGGAGCTCGAGGAGCTGCCCGCCGAGGAGATGCAGGCCATCGACCTGGGCCTGCGCCTCGGATCGTTCCTTTCGGAGGCCGGTTGGATGCAGGAGAGCATAACCGTGCTGGCCAGCCTCAATGGAAGACTGAAGCACCTGCCGCCCCATAAACACTGGCTGGAGTTGCGCCTCGACTGCCTGCAGCg CCTGCTTTACGCCGAATCGGCCCATTGCAACTTTAAGCTGGCGCAGCACACCTGCGACGAACTGATGGGTCTGAGAAGTTCGCTTAATAACCTTGTGCCTGCCCAGCTGGTGGCCATAGCCTACACCCAGATTTCGGCCATGTTCTTTGCCCGCAACGAGTACACCAGCAGTCATAGGTGGAGCGGTCAGGCGATGCAATTTCTGCGTGGATCGGCGACACCGCG CATCACCATCGATGTTCTGCGCCAGGCGGCCAAGGCCTGTGTCGTGAAGAGAGACTTTGCCCGGGCCAATCTGCTCATCTGCCAGGCGGTGCGACGCGCTCG TGAACATTTCGGAGTTAAGCATCAGAAGTACGGCGATGCCCTGCTGGACTATGGCTTCTTCCTGCTCAACGTGGACTCGGTGTTCCAGTCGGTCAATGTGTACAAGGAAGCGCTGGCCGTGCGCCGCGGAATCTTTGGCAACATGAACTTCCATGTGGCCATTGCCCACGAGGATTTGTCCTATGCCTACTATGTGCACGAGTACAGCACCGGCGACTTTAGCTGTGCCCAGGATCATGTGGACAAGGCGGTGAACATAATGAAGAATCTGGTGCCCAGCAATCATTTGATGTTGGCCTCGGCGAAGCGCGTGAAggcgctgctgctggaggagaTTGCGCTGGACAAGATGGCCGACGGGATGGATGAGGAGGATCTGCTGCTGCAGTCCGAGGAGCTGCACAATTTCGCCCTGCTGCTCTCGCTCGAAGTTTTCGGCGAGGAGAATGTGCAGACGGCGAAGCACTATGGAAATCTGGGGCGTCTATACCAAACGATGAATCGCTTCGAGGAGGCGGAACGAATGCACCAGAAGGCGATCAAGATAAAGACCGATCTGCTGGGTGCCTTCGACTACGAGGTGGGCCTGTCCATTGGCCACTTGGCCTCGCTGTACAACTATCAAATGAAGAAGTACCGTGAGGCCGAGAAGCTCTACCTGCGCAGCATTGATATAA GCCTGCGTCTGTTCGGTCACTCGTACTCTGGCCTGGAGTATGATTACTTGGGCCTGTGCCACGTTTACGAAACGCTGCACGACTTTGAGAAGTATTTGAAGTATGCGCACACACTGGAGAACTGGCAGATGCTGCGTGGCCAGAACCTAACTCAAAAT AAGTCCAGCTACCCCGCCATCGAGGTGGACTATTCCATCGAGGAGGTCAAGAACAAGTTCTTCAGCATGTGCGTCTGCAAAAGCAGTCCAACCCGTTCGGAACCGGCGGAGGTGAATCCAAACTGA
- the APC7 gene encoding anaphase-promoting complex subunit 7 translates to MENALFANVKRLYDHKLYECVIPLAKLLITVLKNDRNVATLELEYQVQLYLVNSQYKERHHRSASRHFVDLFHQRRLMNHRRHKSAGLLAIESAYPEFGEVELRRRHAECYREIGDPDMALGTLLQVPVKSRTPRINLMLARLQHHCLGFGNTNKTKSLPAYKEVIRECPMALPVIQDLLELGEDGNEVNSLVMHAASVPGNFDWLRTWIKALAQMFDCKHQDAARTFQRLQDNTLLRCNEQLMMALGRCLYYDGSYAQAEQFFAATVSANSENIEAIGLLAVVRGQDSFNSNRTDMDRLYAQVTAEPKYTAEHWFVHAQSMYDAGKFERGLSFVGQCLNSEPRHQEALILRGRLLISLERFLEAVEAFRMAQKVAPYRFEVYRGLFHSYLAAKRFKEAHAMCNWALRIFPNSPRGLTMFGRTLFHSPDPQIKKSARKFAEKSLKIDPNYTPAVTLMADICQLEGAIQASIKLLEDHVLLFPQANLFTNLADMLRTQKEPLRALEYYYKALGKNPKCERTLRGISLLKSSNSLIGGGGGTTVLDESGPPPPIKVVVISQLTSNGPPLAATPCGTANLDNWMGVDGAENSREATSSPAARSGQDVDGDGDGDGSVWHDVDAEMVNLNYDGH, encoded by the exons atggaaaacgctCTATTTGCGAATGTTAAGAGGCTTTACGATCACAAGCTCTACGAGTGCGTGATTCCATTG GCAAAGCTGCTTATAACGGTGCTCAAGAATGATCGCAATGTGGCCACCTTGGAGCTGGAGTACCAGGTGCAGCTCTATCTGGTTAATTCGCAGTACAAGGAGCGACATCATCGCTCGGCATCGCGGCACTTTGTGGACCTCTTCCACCAGCGTCGTCTGATGAACCACAGGCGCCACAAGAGCGCCGGTTTGCTGGCCATCGAAAGTGCCTATCCGGAGTTCGGGGAAGTGGAGCTGCGGCGCCGGCACGCCGAGTGCTATCGCGAGATCGGGGATCCCGACATGGCCCTGGGCACCCTGCTCCAGGTGCCCGTCAAGTCGCGCACTCCGCGGATCAACCTCATGCTGGCCAGGCTGCAGCATCACTGCCTTGGCTTCGGCAACACCAACAAGACCAAATCCCTGCCCGCCTACAAGGAGGTCATACGCGAATGCCCCATGGCCCTGCCCGTGATTCAGGACCTCTTGGAACTGGGCGAGGACGGCAACGAGGTCAACTCGCTGGTTATGCACg CTGCCTCGGTGCCCGGGAACTTTGACTGGCTGAGAACGTGGATCAAGGCTCTGGCCCAGATGTTCGACTGCAAGCACCAGGACGCGGCGCGCACCTTCCAGAGGCTGCAGGACAACACTCTGCTGAGGTGCAACGAGCAGCTGATGATGGCCCTGGGCAGGTGCCTCTACTACGACGGCAGCTACGCCCAGGCGGAGCAGTTCTTTGCGGCCACGGTTAGTGCCAATTCGGAGAATATCGAGGCCATCGGTCTGCTGGCCGTCGTTCGTGGTCAGGACTCCTTTAACAGCAACAGGACGGATATGGATCGCCTGTATGCCCAGGTCACCGCGGAACCAAAGTACACGGCCGAACATTGGTTTGTCCATGCCCAGTCCATGTACGATGCTGGGAAATTTGAGCGCGGCCTGAGTTTCGTGGGGCAGTGCTTGAACTCGGAGCCCCGTCACCAGGAGGCCCTCATTTTGCGCGGCCGTCTGCTCATCTCACTGGAGCGATTTTTGGAGGCCGTGGAGGCCTTTCGCATGGCCCAAAAGGTCGCTCCCTATCGATTCGAGGTCTATCGCGGCCTGTTCCACAGCTATTTGGCCGCCAAGCGATTCAAGGAGGCCCATGCCATGTGCAACTGGGCACTGCGTATTTTTCCGAATTCGCCCAGGGGACTTACG ATGTTTGGTCGCACACTTTTCCACTCGCCAGATCCGCAGATCAAGAAGAGCGCTCGCAAGTTTGCCGAAAAGTCACTGAAAATCGATCCCAATTATACGCCGGCGGTGACCTTAATGGCCGATATTTGCCAACTGGAGGGTGCGATTCAG GCGTCCATTAAGCTGCTGGAGGATCACGTCTTGCTCTTCCCGCAGGCGAATCTATTCACCAATCTCGCCGACATGCTGCGCACCCAAAAGGAGCCGCTCAGGGCCCTGGAGTATTACTACAAGGCATTGGG TAAGAATCCCAAATGCGAGCGAACTTTGCGGGGCATTAGCTTATTGAAGAGCTCCAACTCGCTcatcggaggaggaggaggaactaCTGTCTTGGACGAAAGTggaccaccaccacccatcaAGGTGGTGGTGATTAGCCAGCTGACCTCCAATGGACCACCACTGGCCGCCACCCCCTGCGGAACAGCAAATCTGGATAATTGGATGGGTGTCGATGGTGCGGAGAACTCCCGGGAGGCAACCTCCTCGCCGGCCGCAAGATCTGGCCAGGATGTCGATGgcgatggggatggggatggctCCGTTTGGCACGATGTCGATGCGGAAATGGTCAACCTGAATTATGACGGCCATTAG